In a genomic window of Glycine max cultivar Williams 82 chromosome 13, Glycine_max_v4.0, whole genome shotgun sequence:
- the LOC100800658 gene encoding transcription factor GAMYB: MSSMTSGGDTRKISKGRWSSSLDEKVGVGGNVGGEGPLKKGPWTAAEDAILVEYVKKHGQGNWNAVQKHSGLARCGKSCRLRWANHLRPDLKKGAFTAEEENRILELHAKMGNKWARMAAELPGRTDNEIKNYWNTRIKRMQRAGLPIYPEELCQRILNGNQESQNVGTMTNEACHHDDLSQTNNFDIPDVEFKNFKFRHGLPHVPSIFDMPESSLFDQSSDSSHSYNFLFPTMRPTKRPRESEMLYDSFGSCSINAAPLFDQYGNYTFEKISDHPGLSLPCDPVLNTTDQFHGDNLTGSHAALNGNASASVPIFGAMKLELPSLQYPETQHGSWGPPMSPLPSLESVDTLIQSPTLEPILSDPISPQSSGLLEAIVYNSKSLKGSNNDLLLQETIATANEVANISTLNHSFQTEWDELGDPNSPLGQSAASVLTDYTPVRMCSVDGYQSTETSQDHDDKHEAPTTQFPDSSSKKKILKQVDYTQPDALLDLGWFGNNTKYESDQFVQQDALGALFGDNCQHQP, translated from the exons ATGAGTAGCATGACAAGTGGGGGTGATACCCGGAAGATATCCAAAGGTCGTTGGTCATCATCATTAGATGAAAAAGTTGGAGTTGGAGGTAACGTGGGAGGAGAAGGTCCTCTGAAGAAAGGCCCATGGACTGCAGCAGAGGATGCAATTTTGGTAGAATATGTCAAAAAGCACGGACAAGGCAATTGGAATGCAGTACAAAAGCATTCAGGACTTGCCCGTTGTGGGAAAAGCTGCCGTCTACGATGGGCAAATCATTTGAGACCAGATCTAAAGAAAGGTGCATTTACTGCCGAGGAAGAGAACCGAATCCTTGAACTCCATGCTAAGATGGGAAACAAATGGGCTCGAATGGCTGCAGAG ttGCCAGGACGTACGGATAATGAGATCAAGAACTACTGGAAcacaagaatcaaaagaatgcaacgagcagGCTTACCAATCTACCCTGAAGAATTGTGCCAACGGATACTTAATGGCAATCAAGAAAGTCAAAATGTTGGCACCATGACAAATGAAGCATGCCATCATGATGATCTGTCACAAACAAACAATTTTGATATACCAGATGTAGaattcaaaaatttcaaattccgtCATGGTCTACCACATGTACCATCGATTTTTGATATGCCTGAAAGCAGCTTGTTTGATCAAAGCTCTGACTCATCCCATAGTTATAACTTCTTGTTCCCAACCATGCGTCCTACAAAACGCCCTCGGGAGTCAGAAATGCTATACGATAGTTTTGGCAGTTGTTCAATTAATGCTGCCCCACTATTTGATCAGTATGGCAATTATACGTTTGAGAAAATTTCTGACCATCCTGGGTTGTCTCTTCCATGTGATCCCGTTCTTAACACCACTGATCAGTTTCATGGTGATAACCTTACCGGCAGCCATGCCGCATTAAATGGCAATGCCTCTGCTTCTGTGCCCATATTTGGGGCCATGAAGTTGGAGCTCCCTTCACTCCAATATCCAGAAACTCAACATGGTAGCTGGGGCCCGCCTATGTCCCCACTTCCTTCACTGGAGTCTGTTGATACATTGATTCAGTCTCCTACACTTGAGCCTATTCTATCAGATCCCATTTCTCCACAAAGCAGTGGTTTGCTAGAAGCGATAGTCTACAACTCGAAAAGCTTGAAAGGCTCAAACAATGATTTATTATTGCAAGAGACAATTGCTACAGCCAATGAAGTAGCTAATATTTCAACCTTGAATCATTCCTTTCAGACAGAATGGGATGAACTAGGCGATCCAAATTCCCCCTTAGGTCAATCTGCTGCTTCAGTCCTGACTGACTATACTCCTGTACGAATGTGCTCTGTGGATGGGTATCAATCAACTGAAACCAGTCAGG ATCATGATGATAAGCATGAAGCACCTACCACCCAGTTCCCAGATAGTTccagtaagaaaaaaatattgaaacaggTGGATTACACACAGCCAGATGCTTTACTTGACTTGGGTTGGTTTGGGAATAATACTAAGTATGAAAGCGATCAATTTGTTCAGCAAGATGCTTTGGGTGCACTTTTTGGTGACAATTGTCAGCATCAGCCATAG